One window of the Augochlora pura isolate Apur16 unplaced genomic scaffold, APUR_v2.2.1 APUR_unplaced_8989, whole genome shotgun sequence genome contains the following:
- the Twin gene encoding CCR4-NOT transcription complex subunit 6-like twin, producing MMLSNELRSILDQAGQSFRLGHKPDSSNVQLLLCGDFNSLPDSGVIEFLTSGRVAADHRDFKDLAYKSCLQKISGCDKPNEFTHSFKLASAYSEDIMPYTNYTFDFKGIIDYIFYSKQSMVPLGLLGPLSADWFREHKVVGCPHP from the exons atGATGCTCAGCAATGAATTACGTTCCATATTGGACCAAGCTGGCCAGTCTTTCAGACTTGGCCACAAGCCTGACTCTTCCAATGTTCAACTATTACTTTGTGGTGACTTCAATTCCTTACCTGATTctg GAGTAATCGAATTTCTTACATCCGGACGAGTAGCGGCCGATCACCGTGACTTTAAAGACTTAGCTTATAAATCATGCTTACAAAAGATCTCTGGTTGCGACAAACCTAATGAATTCACCCACTCTTTTAAACTTGCATCTGCCTATAGTGAAGACATCATGCCCTATACTAATTATAC ATTCGATTTCAAAGGAATAATAGACTACATTTTCTACTCAAAGCAAAGTATGGTACCATTAGGACTTTTGGGTCCATTAAGTGCAGATTGGTTTAGAGAACATAAAGTGGTCGGGTGTCCACATCCTCA